GTGCGCCAAGCTGAAAAGGCTTTGTCAGCCATTTCACAAGGGGATCTCACGCAGAGTGTGTCCACTGATTATCCCAATAGCATGTTGTCCAAATTATTTGATATGAAATTACAGCTCACTGAAATTGTCTCCAAGATAGTGGGAGGATCGACTGATTTGGCTGAGCAAGCGAAGGTGGTGTCATCAGGCTCAGATGATATTTATGCAGCAGCACAGCAACAGGCTTCTTTAACACAGCAGACTGTGGTGCGATTGGATCACCTACGCAGCAGTATTGATCATGTCAGTGAACTAACAGCCAGAACCGAGGAGAACTCTGAGTCTACGGTTGAGTTTGCCGATAAAGGTCGCGATGCCATTGCCGCCAGCGCTGCAGAAATTGTACGTATTGCTGAGACAGTCAATGGCACAGTCGCACAGATTAAAAAGTTAGAGGCCAATACTGAGCAAATCGGTGGGATTGCCAATGTCATTAGTGGCATATCAGAGCAAACCAACTTACTGGCATTGAATGCGGCGATTGAAGCAGCTCGTGCAGGTGAGTCTGGGCGTGGCTTTGCCGTCGTAGCTGACGAGGTGAGGCAGCTTGCGAAGCGTACAGGCGAAGCGACAGCACAAATAGAAGCCATGATTGGCGAAATTCAAAAAGAGACTTCGGCTTCCGTAGAGGCTATGGAGCAAACTCAGCCTCAAGTAGAAAATGGTAAAGCGCTTATTCAAGAAGCAACAGAGCTACTGCAAAGCATTGATGCCCAAGCCAGCGACTCGTTGCAGCGGGTGAGAGAGGTCGTACAAGCCAGTGCAGATCAAGTGGGGGCAATTTCTGAGGTGTCTGAGGCGATGAATTCGATTGCTTCGATGTCAGATAACGCAATTGAAGTCACAGAAACCAATCGAGATGCGACGCAAAAGCTAGATGCATTGTCCGCAGGTATGCGCAGCGCAATTAGCTTTTTTAAAGTGCGTTAGCATCGACAGTATGATGTGCGTTGAACGGGGAAGGGCTGTTTTATTTATCGATCATATTTGCATAAAGGGTGGAGAAGCAAACGACAATGTTTCAACTGGTATATATCAGTAAGGCTAAAAATCGATTGGATGAGTCTGAACTGTTAAAAATGATGACGAGCTTTAGAGCTCGGAACACCATGAATGGGATCACGGGGCTTCTTTTATACGATGGTAAAGGTACGTTTATCCAACTGCTTGAAGGTGAAGTGCATGCTGTTCAGGATTTATATTCATGTATTTGCCAAGACCCCCGTCATGAAAGGATCAATAAGTTACATGAGCAAACGGTAGAAAAACGCATGTTTGCACAGTGGCAAATGGGGTTTAAGCGATTAGACACATGCGACATCGTGGAGCAAGAAGGGTTGTCGGAGTTTTTGAATCAAGCAGATGGTTTTGACTATTTAAAACAGAACCCAGAATTTTCTATTCAGCTTTTGCACTATTTTAGACAGTGTTGAGATAGCTGAAATTGCAATAACTAAACCAGAAGGTGTTGATTATGAATCAACTAAAGATTGCACACCGGATCTATTTAATGAGTGGTATTCAGCTGGTGATGCTACTGTTAGTGAGTACCATCGCATTGGTGCAAATGGCCAAAATAGGCTATGAGTTGATTGATATTGCGGAAGAGGATATTCCACTCAATAATTTTCTTACCCAAATCACAGAGCATCAATTGGAACAGGCTATCTTACTTGAACGGATGCTGCTGTATAAATCACTGTCTGATAGTGGCCACGTTGATTACGATACTAAAGTGCGTCAGCTTGAGCAAAAACTCATTACATCTGTGGATAAAGTGGGTAAAGAAATTAAAGACACTCGAGCTTTCGCGACAGAAGCTATTACTCTGGCGCATTCTCAAGAAGCGGCGAAAAAGTTCAAGCAGGTGCAGCAAGAGCTGGATGTGATAAGCAAGCATTATGCACAGGCACGCCTTGATATTAATACGCTTTTGGGGCAGTTATCACAAAAACCACTCATTGAGTTGATGTCGCAAGTGAAGCTCATTGAACAGGAGGAGGATCAATTAAAAGGCGAATTAATTGCCCTCCTTGCTGATGTTCAAGCGTTCACACAAAAAGCAACGCGCCAAGCTGAGCATGATGAAATTTTAGCAATCAAGCTTATCTCCGTGACTGCGATAGTGGCTGTGGTGATTGCTATCATCGTAGCACTGTTTATTGGTCGTTCTATCACGCAGCCTATCGAAAAATTGATTGTCAGGCTCAAATCGATCGCCAGTGGTGATGGTGATTTAACCGTGATGTTGGATGAATCTGCAAAGGATGAAACGGGTACAATGGCTAAAGAGTTCAATAAATTTGTCTCTGGGCTGCGTGCTACCATTCAAAGCACTAATGACGTGGTAAAAAGTTTAGGCAGCTCTTCAGAATTGGCTATGAATGTGATGCGTCAAACAGAGCAAAGTGTAACAGAGCAGAAGAATCAAACGGAGATGGTGGCTTCGGCTGTGTATGAAATGACCACGACTACCCAAGATATGTCAAAAAGCACGGCGCACGCGGCTGAGGCCACAGCAAAGGTGCGCGAAAAAGTGAACTCAGGAAAAAGCATCGCAACGCAAACCAATCAAATTATAGAAAACTTAGTCTCAGAGCTTAACCTCGCATCGGATGAAATTGGCGAACTGGTGGAAGAGACCAACAATATCAGCTCA
This genomic window from Pseudoalteromonas luteoviolacea contains:
- a CDS encoding methyl-accepting chemotaxis protein, translated to MNFLAGLTIRQRLSVGYGAILCLMIILTGIGIKDVNFIDDTLAQMTDVNSVKQRYAINFRGSVHDTAIAIRDVAIARSDSELRQFEGEIAELERFYIEAENSMAQMKSKGVPFNDNERRILKSIEDIKVTTRPLVATIIEKKRAGENVDEAVLTQARPAFMTWLARINEFIDYQEEANQIATPEARAVAGGFGQFMVGATLLAIAVSVFIGLMIAKSIREALGGEVRQAEKALSAISQGDLTQSVSTDYPNSMLSKLFDMKLQLTEIVSKIVGGSTDLAEQAKVVSSGSDDIYAAAQQQASLTQQTVVRLDHLRSSIDHVSELTARTEENSESTVEFADKGRDAIAASAAEIVRIAETVNGTVAQIKKLEANTEQIGGIANVISGISEQTNLLALNAAIEAARAGESGRGFAVVADEVRQLAKRTGEATAQIEAMIGEIQKETSASVEAMEQTQPQVENGKALIQEATELLQSIDAQASDSLQRVREVVQASADQVGAISEVSEAMNSIASMSDNAIEVTETNRDATQKLDALSAGMRSAISFFKVR
- a CDS encoding BLUF domain-containing protein — encoded protein: MFQLVYISKAKNRLDESELLKMMTSFRARNTMNGITGLLLYDGKGTFIQLLEGEVHAVQDLYSCICQDPRHERINKLHEQTVEKRMFAQWQMGFKRLDTCDIVEQEGLSEFLNQADGFDYLKQNPEFSIQLLHYFRQC
- a CDS encoding methyl-accepting chemotaxis protein, with the translated sequence MNQLKIAHRIYLMSGIQLVMLLLVSTIALVQMAKIGYELIDIAEEDIPLNNFLTQITEHQLEQAILLERMLLYKSLSDSGHVDYDTKVRQLEQKLITSVDKVGKEIKDTRAFATEAITLAHSQEAAKKFKQVQQELDVISKHYAQARLDINTLLGQLSQKPLIELMSQVKLIEQEEDQLKGELIALLADVQAFTQKATRQAEHDEILAIKLISVTAIVAVVIAIIVALFIGRSITQPIEKLIVRLKSIASGDGDLTVMLDESAKDETGTMAKEFNKFVSGLRATIQSTNDVVKSLGSSSELAMNVMRQTEQSVTEQKNQTEMVASAVYEMTTTTQDMSKSTAHAAEATAKVREKVNSGKSIATQTNQIIENLVSELNLASDEIGELVEETNNISSVLEAIQSISEQTNLLALNAAIEAARAGESGRGFAVVADEVRTLATRTQSSTADIQDLLDRLKTEANKVVSSMEKGKASAYNCYEKSEKTQQMLDEASESIEQINDLNAQIATATEEQSMVAVDIDKNINNINDLAKETAQGASETADANHNIAKRIIDLHTNFNRFVT